The window GGAAGAGAAATTAAGATGAGGTGATACTGTGGCCGAACTGTGTAGAATATGTGTTAAACAGAAGAGTAGCTCTTAACCAGTGTGTGCACAATATTTCCAAGGGTGTAAAGGAAACATTTAAACACCAACATTACACTTaaaacactgcatgtgtgtgagagtaaaGAGTATTTATATATCTTTATACATGAAaggttgatttttttaaatggatttgGCTGCTCTAACAGTTTTACTTCTCACAGTCTCaggtctgcagcagcatgtgaagCGGTGCGGTGGGAGGCGTTACCTGGCACTCGGTGCCCTCCAGGTTGCGGGTGACGCAGGCGTGTTTGGGCCGGTGCAGCATGGAGCAGATCTCCTGACCCAGTTTTAAGGCGGCAGCTCGGACGAGACGTGGCGACTTCCTCCCGATCCAGATGAACACATCCGACCAGCAGTCCAGGATGTACACGCACTTTGTGTCCAGCAGggactgcagctgaggagaaGGACGGAAATAGAGAGAAGATGTGGATGTgacaaaaggaggaggaggggagatgtGGGTTCTAGTGATTACGCAGCAGATAAACATACCAGCCTCAGCTCTGGCAGGGTGTCCAGTTTGACCTTGTGGTCTTTGTGCTCGACCGACAGCTTGTAGTTAATCTGTGGCAGCTCCAGGTAGCCCAGACCCAAGCCCACCTAcaggacaggaaacagaaaacgTCAGTGAACTCAGATGTCCAGTCACACCAACGCTACCTTAACACTTCATGTGCACATCTACTGCAATCACAATAAGCAGCTTTCCCATGATGAGGTCAGTTAAAGAGACCTACCTTGTAGAGTTTAGGTCTGATGGGAGAGAAGTCATCGGGTACGTGTTTCTTGATCTCCTCTGGTTGTCCTCCCAGTGGCTCCCAGAAACCCGGAGGCTCCTGGTTCTGCATGAGGGTTGTGATCTCTGCCTTCCCCTTACGCTCATTCTTATTTATCTTCTCTGCAAATAACCTGAAAGATGGGAAACAATGCACAAGCTCTGCGTCACTTGGCTGGAATTGACaagtttttatttaatgttcaaTTGTATTCCTAACATGGATTTTCCTACCAAACGGCACAGACGTTTGTTTTAGCACTGGCTTTGTGTCTCACCTGGCCTTCGTGGTGCCGCTGAGAGTAGCGTTGGCTCCTCTCCAGACAAAGATTTCCAGCCCTGTGTCAAGCAGGAAGACGTATCTaccaaaaagagaaagacaggatgTAATGGACCCAGTCACACAGTAAATGAGACACAGTGTGcctatcaaagagcagcaggaacaaaTGAGAAGCAAATAAGAGTTCACAATAAAGGCGGTGGAAAGCAGCGGACCTGTGTGTGTTAGGGAAAGAGTGTGTGAGGGTTGGAGGGTGTGGCAAACTATGCAAGTGTGAGTCATACGGTGTGTAAGACAGAGAGGGCGTGAGAGTTACCGAGGGTCGAGGGAGGAGGCCTTCACGGGCACAGACTCCAGCCTGATGTTTTTCTTGCCGTAAACTCTGTacaacctgaaaaacacacaaaaggatTAAAACCTGAGAAAAAAAGGTTGCTGACAAGATGAATTTAGACACCAAATAAATGTGGTTTTTCAgcagcttttcctcttttcatcgTCATTTCTGAAGAAATGACAATAATCAAAGCCAAAGATAAATTTGACTAGTGAAGATGATGCGAGATCCAACCAACCTGACAGAATAGTTCGTGTCCTCCACAGTGTAGAATCCGCTGGCTGTTCCTCCCTCAATGTAGGCGATCTCATTGTTAAACACCTgcacacaagacaaaaactcTCATTTACAACAGCATGTGCTTGATCACTTGCAGGAGAACAGAGGTTATTTTCTGTACTGCTTCCAATAAGAGAACAGAATGCACCACATGCTAAACTTTGAGTGATGAACAATCATACGTTTCTTGATTGTTAGTTATTTGTATGTATCTCCTCAACGTTCTGTTTTTACGTACAGCACTGAACTCGTCGCTCTCATCGCCCATCTCTTCCCGTATTGTCCTGCACTCTGCTCCAAGGAAATTCCTGAGGTTGACGGCGTGGATGGCTGAGCCGGCCTTCTTGTCCAGAGTGGCCTCCTGGCCAATCCAGTAGAAGATCTGCCAGTTCAATGCGCCGTTGTCGTCCAGGAAGGTCTGTGATTGCAAAAAGCAGAACGTCAGAAAGATGAGTGGAACACAGGGGAGGAGGGGATCTGCGTTCACATCCAGGACATGAAAACTTACAGATGTTCCAGCTGTATCCAAGAAGaattcattttctttgattAATCCAATTTATCTGATGATAGTATCAGTAAAATCAGACTACTGACATTTATCTTGTGTAAATGAAGGCAGATTTGATGTGTTACCTTGAGGATTATGTAGCAATCAGCCTCATAGAACTTGCCATGGAAAGTTTCGTCCACTTGGATGGGAACAAAGTTCTCTATCTGCCACACCGTTACACCTGGAATCTGTaggagggagaaacagaagagaTATGTGTACTGATATCTGATTTGCTTGGTTGTAGCtgagaaaggagagagcaaacacacacacacattacctgCCCTACGTCCTCGATAAAGTACTCAGAGTAGTCCAGTTGAGGTTTCTCTAGACTCTTGTCCCAGCGCCGGACCTTTAAATCAGCGTATTTCAAATCCCCGTTCTCCTGCAAGATTAGCACACATCTTGTTTTACAATGGAAATCAGCCCTGTCGTGTTTACATTCTTCCTGCAGCCTGTGGAttcatcctccctccttctctttttacCGACCTCCAggttcttcttctcctgtgcGACGTCACTCATGCCCTTCAGCACTTGCTTGGCCTGGTCATCCTGAGAACAATCCTTCCTTCTCCTTAGCCTCATCTTCCTCGCCAGGGGATCTCGGGGGCTGGCGCCTGGATGCAAGTACACACAGATTTAAGCCTCCAGGAATCACTGTGTTCTCACGGTGTGTGTTCCAACATATTCCTGTGCAAACTTTGCATTAGTTACACAAACCTCCTCCAGCGGCAGCCACGGTAGCAGGCGAGGCCCCGGCCAGCCGGAGCTGGTTCTGCAGCGAGAAGTCGATGTTGTAccattctgctgctctgtcgACTGGTTTAGGGGGCATCACCAGGTTGGGGTTCTCACGCACATCCAGCACCTACACAAAGATACAGTAAAGGAAAAAGATTAGCATGTTCATGAAAGGAAGATTTAATTGTGTATTTTAGCCAAAAGTGTGACTGAAAAGTCATTGTACCTCTAAATCAGTCAGAAAGTGGATAGCCTCAGGCAGCGTAACCAGGCGGTTTTTATTCAGCACCAGTTTCTTCAGTTTGCCACACCtagacaacaacacacaaccatATACCCACATTAACCTCATGATCTTGTGTAATGGTGGTCATTTAATAGATAATATTCCATTATCGACACACGTCTGCATAGTGTGACGGCTCATCGGTCACAGCACCTtcaatctgtgtgtttgttcatgtgttaCCTGCAGAGTCCCTCTGGGATGAGTTCCAGGTTGTTGTTAGCAGCCATGAACTCAGTGAGGCTGGACAGTTTGCCGACGCCTGGCGGAAGGCCGTCAAAGTCCAGTTTGTTAGAGTTCACATAGAGCTTCTTCAGCTTGGACAGCTTACAGATAGCGGACTGGAAGGAGACGCACGAGCGAACATTAAACATCTTACACAAACTACAAAaggaaatgcataaaaaaaagaGTGGCTACTACAGACAGCTGCGTTATTCTTATTGTCCTTACAGGCAGTGAGGTGAGCTGGTTGCGACTCAGGTTCAGTGTCTCCAGCTGAGTCCACTGGTCGATGCAGAGGGACAGTTCTGAGATCTGATTGCTGCTCAGGTTGAGTCTCTTCAAACTGCCCAGTGAATAGAGGCACTCTGGCACCCGAGTCAAGTCGTTACATGACAGGTCAACATCTGGGAGAAacaggagggacagaggggacaTGTGTAGGTAAAAAGCCCGTTTCCCCAGATGGACAGTTTGAGGACAGacacaaagtgacacatttATGAAAAATGTACCACAGGTCCAAGTGCCAAGAGGTAAAAGTaagacaggaaatgtgtcagGTCCCTGAATGAGTGgtctggaagaaaaaaagagagagaggtgtgtgtgtgtgtgtgtgtgtgtgtgtgtgtgtgtgtgtgtgttaccagcTAAATGTGTCAGTCCCTCCAGGCTGGTTGGCATGTTGCTCTGGGTCCTCTGAGTGTTCCTCAAGTGGAGAGTCTGTAATGCCACCATGGCTGGCAGCTGGCtgctctcacagacacacacacacacacacacacacacacacacacacagataaagtcTTAGTTTTAGATAAAACTTAGTTTTCAGCCAAACATAGAACTTAGAAATTTCTGGGTGTTAAGGTGAAGCAACGCTAAGCACACGAAATTGAATCTTCTTACCGCAGTTGGGCGTGCATCAGCGGGTTGTTGTTCAGTATGAGCGTCTGCAGGTGAACCAGGCGTCTCATCTGCGGCGGCAGGCTGTCCAGCTTGTTGTCGCTCAGGTCCAGGTACAGCAGGTCTGTCAGGTTGATGAACAGCTGGTTGGGGATGGAGTCGATGCTGTTGTGGCTCAGATTCAGCACCAGCATGTTCCTGCTGTTCTCCAGGTCCCTGGGGATCTCTGAGAGctgattgtagctcaggtcctgaaaggaaaagaagggaACCGAGTTGTAGCCAGGGTTGTTGTAGGACAGTCAAATTTCATAATCAACTGAAAAAGAGGGAAGGTGGACCagaaataaaggaaaagaaGCATGTTGTTGGAATAGGAGTGAGtagactgtaaaaaaaaaagtctcctaGTGTGtactgagcagaggaggagagattgTGTGAGATTATTATGTACCAGCACAGAGAGATCGTCAAGCTGAAAGATGTCATCTGGGACTCCAGAGTTTTTCAGGTTGTTGGCTCTGGCTACCACTGCCTGCACACATGGTAGAAACAGACCGTACAGGTCAGACCAGAAAACCCAAGTGAACTTGTGAAATCAACAGTACTAAGAGACAATTAAGCATTGTTGTTGCTTATGGCTAGTGGCTAATTTCAAAAGACATTTGCTTCATGTGCATTTCCGTGTCCATGTGTGGGTGTCAGTTACCCGTAGGTTTGGTAAACTGGACAGTTCTCCATGTAGGGTGGTCAGGCTGTTGTGACTCACTGAAAGATGCTCCTATAGAAGGAAAAATAGGAGGTTTTGTTTACAGATACACAGCGCACAgcacaaacaaagcacagtCATCTAAAATCCTGTCAATTTGCCCTACAAGGTCACTGCTGTGCACTGCACTGCTTGAACTAATGCCCAGTTGTCTCTACATAAAATGACCAAACTATAAACAGGATCAAATCAAAGCAGATTTCAGTTAAAACACACCCCCAGACACTGTGGCTCCCAGCAATGAAAACTGACTAATCTGATTTACCTGCACCACCTGGTAAGATCTAGCA of the Chaetodon auriga isolate fChaAug3 chromosome 16, fChaAug3.hap1, whole genome shotgun sequence genome contains:
- the flii gene encoding protein flightless-1 homolog, encoding MAATGVLPFIRGVDLSGNDFKGGYFPEHVKCMSSLRWLKLNRTGLCYLPEELASLQKLEHLSVSHNSLTTLHGELSSLPNLRAVVARANNLKNSGVPDDIFQLDDLSVLDLSYNQLSEIPRDLENSRNMLVLNLSHNSIDSIPNQLFINLTDLLYLDLSDNKLDSLPPQMRRLVHLQTLILNNNPLMHAQLRQLPAMVALQTLHLRNTQRTQSNMPTSLEGLTHLADVDLSCNDLTRVPECLYSLGSLKRLNLSSNQISELSLCIDQWTQLETLNLSRNQLTSLPSAICKLSKLKKLYVNSNKLDFDGLPPGVGKLSSLTEFMAANNNLELIPEGLCRCGKLKKLVLNKNRLVTLPEAIHFLTDLEVLDVRENPNLVMPPKPVDRAAEWYNIDFSLQNQLRLAGASPATVAAAGGGASPRDPLARKMRLRRRKDCSQDDQAKQVLKGMSDVAQEKKNLEENGDLKYADLKVRRWDKSLEKPQLDYSEYFIEDVGQIPGVTVWQIENFVPIQVDETFHGKFYEADCYIILKTFLDDNGALNWQIFYWIGQEATLDKKAGSAIHAVNLRNFLGAECRTIREEMGDESDEFSAVFNNEIAYIEGGTASGFYTVEDTNYSVRLYRVYGKKNIRLESVPVKASSLDPRYVFLLDTGLEIFVWRGANATLSGTTKARLFAEKINKNERKGKAEITTLMQNQEPPGFWEPLGGQPEEIKKHVPDDFSPIRPKLYKVGLGLGYLELPQINYKLSVEHKDHKVKLDTLPELRLLQSLLDTKCVYILDCWSDVFIWIGRKSPRLVRAAALKLGQEICSMLHRPKHACVTRNLEGTECQVFKSKFKNWDDVLKVDYTRAAETVQQEDNLKGKVKKDAEQKDQMKADLTALFLPRQPAMPLTEAEQLMEEWNEDLDGMEGFVLEGKKFARLPEEEFGHFHTQDCYVFLCRYWVPVEYEDEEKKEGEGGESGERAGKATAEEEEDKQPEEDFQCVVYFWQGRQASNMGWLTFTFSLQKKFESLFPGKLKVVRMTQQQENLKFLSHFKRKFIIHKGKRKQKTDAAQPSLYHIRTNGSALCTRTIQIGTDSSNLNSEFCFILKVPFESTDNQGIVYTWVGRAADPDEAKLAEDIMNCMFDDTYSKQVINEGEEPENFFWVGIGSQKQYDEDADYMKHARLFRCSNEKGYFSVSEKCSDFCQDDLADDDIMLLDNGKEVYMWVGTQTSQVEIKLSLKACQVYIQHMRSKDTEQPRKLRLVRKGNEPHCFTRCFHAWGAFKTPPS